A region of the Arachis hypogaea cultivar Tifrunner chromosome 15, arahy.Tifrunner.gnm2.J5K5, whole genome shotgun sequence genome:
taaaatttttgtatatatatatatatatatatatacaaaaataaaaagcttaaaaataaaataaaattatctaatatgagcaacaagatgaaccatcagttgtccaaactcgaacaatctccggcaatggcgccaaaaacttggtacgcgaaaTCGTGATTATTCGTTCGTTGGCTATAGTGCCaaaacttggtgtgggagaacgtgatctcaatacttcttcacaattccgtgtaactgaccagcaagtgcactgggtcgttggtgcacgaaattgtgatcatcaatggcgccaacagcttggtacgcacaattgtaatctcaactctttgtcacaacttcgcacaactaaccagcaagtgcactgggtcgtccaagtaataaaccttacatgagtaagggtcgatcccacggagactgtcggcttgaagtaagctatggtcaccttgtaaatctcagtcaggcagattcaaatggttatgtaaaattgataattaaaagatgaatagaacataaaataaagatagagatacttatgtaattcattggtaggaatttcagataagcgtatgaagatgctttgttcctcctaaacttttgcttttctattgccttcatccaatcattcatactcctttccatggcaagctttatgttgggcatcaccgttatcaatggctacttccagtcctctcagtgaaaatgttccaaatgcgctgtcaccacacggctaatcatctgtcggttctcgatcatgttggaataggatccattgatccttttgcgtctgtcacacgcccaacactcgcgagtttgaagctcgtcacagtcatcccttcccagatcctactcggaataccacagacaaggtttagactttccggatctcaggaatggccgccaataattctagcctataccacgaagattctaatcttagattagaaacccaagagatacattcaagcttgattgcatgtagaacggaagtggttgtcaagcacgcgttcataggtgagaatggtgatgagtgtcacataatcatcacattcatcatgttcttgagtgcgaatgaatatcttggagaagaaacagacttgagttgaataaaaaaacaatagtactttgcattaattcatgaggaacagcagagctccacaccttaatctatggtgtgtagaaactccaccgttgaaaatacataagttaaaatagtctaagcatggccgaatggccagcctcaaaggtctaaggactaaacgttcaaagattcaaaatacaatagtaaaatgtcctatttatagataactagtagcctagggttacagaaatgagtaaatgatgcagaatccacttccgggcccacttggtgtgtgcttgggctgagtattgaacctttcacgtgtagaggcttttcttggagttaaacgccagcttttgtgctagtttgggcgtttaactccagcttttatgccagttctggcgttttgacgccagaatttttatgctgacttagaacgccaatttcggccatcaaatcttgagcaaagtatggactattagatatttctggaaagcccaagatgtctactttccaacgcaattgagagcgcgccaattgggcttctgaaactccagaaaatctacttcgagtgcagggatgtcagaatccaacagcatttgcagtcctttttcagcctctgaatcagatttttgctcaagtccctcaatttcagccagaaaatacctgaaatcacagaaaaacacacaaactcatagtaaagtccagaaatatgatttttatttaaaaacataataaaaactaactaaaatatactaaaaacatactaaaaacaatgctaaaaaacgtataatttatccgctcatcagtcgtccaagtaataaaccttacgtgagtaaggtcgatcccacgaagactatcggcttgaagcaagctgtggtcatccttgtaaatctcagtcagacggattcaagtggttataagattttaagaattaaaatataaataaaacagaaaataggatagagatacttatgtaattcattggtggaaatttcagataagcgtctggagatgctttgttacttctgaacttctgctttcctactgcctttttccaaccatgcgttacctccttccatggcaagctgtatgatcctctcggatgaaaacaaatccatatgtgctgtcaccgcacggctaatcatctgtcggtttccgctagcgtcggaataggactattgtccttttgcacactgtcactgcgcccaacattcgcaagtttgaagctcgtcatagtcatcccttcccagatcctattcggaataccacagacaaggtttagactttccggatcttaggaatgctgccaatggttctagcctataccacgaagattttaatctcagattcaaatgctctgttgtcaggagagacaatgtGGATCGTTGATTGTagaacccaagagaatatactccggctgtcgtccaatgactatgttgaacatcatgtagaccgctttgtggttgtcaggcacgcgatcttggctaagcgagtaacgaagatttgggtgattgtcacaggtcaccccttcattctgacttaactgaattaagtacgaatgtatatcttggagaagaagtaggcgtgaattgaaggaaaaacaatagtaattgcattaattcatgaagaacagtagagctccacaccttaatctatggggtgtagaaactccaccgtagaaaatacataagtgaaaaaggtttaggcatggtCGTGAGGCCAGCCTCTCCAAACGTAAAATATGGCAAAAATCttaacaaaagacataaaataaatctctaaaagtagtttttatactagactagtggcctagggttatagaaaatgagtaactaagtgcagatagtgcaaaaattcactttcggggcccacttggtgtatgcttgggctgagcattgaagctttcacgtgcataggctgttcctggagttaaacgttagctttggtgccagttttggcatttaactccaattctggtgccagtttgggcgttttacgccaagatgttttaggctgactttgaacgccagtttgggccatcaaatctcggacaaagtatggactattatatattgctagaaatcccaggatgtctactttccaatgcaattaagagcacgccaattgggcttctgtagctccagaaaatccacttctagtgtagggaggtcagaacgcaacagcatctacagtcctttttcagcctctgaatcagatttttgctcatgtccctcaatttcagccaaaaaatacttgaaatcatagaaaattacacaaactcatagtaaagtctagaaatgtgatttttaaataaaaactaaaaaatatatattaaaaagtaattaaaacatactaaaaactatgtaaaaataatgccaaaaagggtataaattatccgctcatcagtttccCACTACGATCTCCATTCCTCTCTCTTAAATGGTCAATTGCTCGCATTGTAGCAGTTGCCATTTTACGCACAACCTCATCCATGGTGTTTACCGTAGCTATAAAAGTATTCGCATCCCTCGTCGGATCATCTACAGGGGTTCGCACCAGGCTTATCACGTGCTCGTCCCCATGCAGCCATCAAGATCCTATTCAGACCCAACATTCAATATTAaagtgatcagtcttaacatttCAGGCAAATTGTGAATATTCTTTAAAATAGATACACAGCGACaatcatgcaacacatatcacaAGGATATCCTATATGCATGAGACacaactcagagtatgcaatgaagtatGATTCAGTCCATTTTCCAAGCCTTTAATAGGaatgaactactctgataccaaattgtaacgacccaactttcagtacgtcatgatcatattGAAAATCAAGCGTCACTAAGTTGCTCtcctaaaaaattaactaaatatttattattaagccTGTAATTGTATTAGCGCGtgattgaatttttcaaaaaaattaataattaaataagtaCGATAGAATAACACAAACATCAGAGATAGAGATAATATACATCATATATACACAATACCATACAGGTCATAAGTTAGCGTATAACCCTTCACATCTTGTTACTATAGACATAATCAACACTCCGGGTCCTAGTCCATATAGGaagcccctaagctggcacctgaAAACTAGCCTAGTCAACTATATACATCCTACTCACTCAGTGAGTCTAATCAAAAGTGAGAGACTAAACACAAAAACTAGAATAACACAAAAAACTCCCAAAAGCCACATCCTCAGCTCTTAAGCATGAACTATCGTCGTCAGAGAAAATCTCAATCACATATGAGCACTCCTCAGGATCCTCGTCCTCATCATCAGAAATCTGAATAATCTCAGGAGGGATCCTGGCACTCGTACTACTGCTCTAGCCCACGCTCATCGGCCCACTAATAGAGGTGGTGTGCAGCTCCTCAGATGACGGCTCAGACGAAGACACTGAGATCTACTATACAGGAATATCCCACTAAGTTATAAATAGTATTTATAACTTCCTTAAAGACGTAACTCCTTTTAAGCTTTACTtctaaacttttattaattatgttttaaacttcaaacttttaattattttacttttaacccagtatttttagaaaattcctAATTAGCTCTTTGTTTATTAATATTTACAAAAGTAACTCTGAGTCTTTATAAAAATACCCGCTCATCCCCAAACACTTATTTTTTACTCAAATTACCTCTAAACTTATTTATTTGTAAAATCAACCTCATTTTTTATCAAAACACAATTCCATTCTCAAATTAATAATGGTAACAAATACAGTTCTTTAAacccaaaaatatctttttataatcagttcgaatatatatatataactttaaatTAGTTTTCGAGCTTTACGGTTACCGATTCTTCACagattttaatttaatctctcgACCCTTTAATTACACAAAATTTTACTTGATTTCCAAAATAATCCTAGTcccgaattcatcaaaataatccAGTTCTTGGCTGCACTTAAACCGATTCTCGTCTGTGCCTcgtagaactccaattggccgaactcaaggggaAGGGGAGTTACGTCACCATCAACTTCTACCGAACAAAAGTGATGCCAATGTGTAGAGAAGAAAAATACAaacattttatttaaatcatattttttattgaagttacaGATCTCAGGAAATCGTGGAACACTACAAGGGAGGCGCAAATTGGCGGCGGTTTTTTCTTAATTAGCGACGGTTTTAAATCGCCGCAAAATCAAATGCCGGCGGTTAACCAGACCGCCATGGATATGGGCGCCGGGATTGGGTTTGGCGGCGGTTTCCAGCAACCGCCGCTAAATCAAAAATTTCGTAGCACACCAATAGAAACTGCCGCCAAATGAGACTGGCATAATTTGCTTCATATTTACCGGCATTTTCCAAATCGCCACAGGTTATCACGATATGTCCAAGTTTCCACACGTTTAGCGCCGGTTTTAAACCGTCGCCAAATGGTACTACAATTTCGGTCAAAGTTACCGGCGGTTGCAAACCGCCGCCAGATGTAACAGTTTTCATAATCTCTGAATCCAAACAGTGGCGGTTTAAAACCACCGctaatttaagaaaaataaaaaaaaaggaaatttaggtttttcaaaaaaacacacataatttatttaaaatattattgaattatttttttaattctttttatattttttattattttaggagtgaatattttcaacaaaaataaaatctaaacctgtagcaaaaacaaaattgaaatataagcaaaacaaaataatatatccATCCAAATACAAAGTAAATAAATCTCTTTCAAAGAGTTGCACAGTCtaattcaataaaatatttgcTTCAATGCAAAATAACTCCAATTCTAATATTCTATTTTCCCTCTATCATTCCACAAAACTCATCCCTACAGCGATGTCTGATGGTAGCACCTCACCCTGCCGTTGAAATAGATAAATCAGAGCACTCTCTATcgccttcatctttttcttctctaCTGCTGCCTCATCCTCCATCGCCTTCCTCTTCAACTTTTCGCCTTCCATCTCTGCCTGCAGTTCAAGCAGCTTCCTCTGGGTCTCCTCTAGTTGGACTTCGTTGCCAGACGCATGTGAATTCGGACCGAAGAGTTGACTAGGAGTTGGTCCAAAATCCACACCACGTACTCTACCCGGTTTCTCTTTTCCGAAAACCTGAGCAATGGAATCATTTTGAGACAACATTCTAGAAGACTCATCATGTTGCTCAATCTCCTCAATTCTTTCCTACATACACAAATTAGCAATATCCTCAATTAATTGTATCACTTACATCACgataaaaaatacacaaatatagcagcaaaaaaaattaaatattacacATAAACTCTCAGTGAATAAAAAAGCCAAAGgcgaatgaaaagaaaaataacaaacaaacAAGAAGGCGGAATTGATTTCTGATAGTAAATGAAATGTTTTGAAGATTAGCATCGATAATCATATTACATATAAACTCACAACATAAAGATGTGATAGTTTAGTTCAGCATACTATAGAATTCATAGGCCTTCTCTAATTCTTTACACACAGTAAGTTCATCACATAATAAAGTGAGAACACCATAACAGTTCAAAGAAGCCTTCTCTCTATACGCAACGCATGGTGCATCATTTTTTAAACTTGGAACATGCAATATCATAGTAATGTGCAAAGATATGCACTATGAaccaaaacccaaaaaaaaaaggaaattctCCTAAACTGACTTGTGTTAACCTTTATCAATTAACTCTTAAGATTCCAACATGGGAGCATAATTGAGCATATTTACAACATGGGGTGCCATAAATTTACTTAATTTGAATAACACAATTAACAAATTCATAAATCTACAACATGGGATAAAGGTACTTAATTTTTCAGCCATTCAGTCACAATATTGATAATTCTCTAATGCATACAAAGCCAAGAGAATGTTAAAAAAAGAGGGTAGTCATAATTTGATTACCTTGAAAGAAAGCAAGTGCTTTCTGGGAGTTGCAGAGGCAAGAGAGGCTTAGGAAGAAGCGATGGGAGTGATAGTGAATGAAGTGTATTCGTAGAGAGGACTTAATACCTATAATTTAATTACTACTAAACAAGAAAAGCTTTGTGCTTGGGGCATGTTTTTTCCTTTTAACTATGGAACCCCACTCTTGTTGTATTTTGCCTGGTTTAAtggaaaaaagatagaaaaaataaagCTTGTTTTCTTGCCCACAGCACCCTTTTCACACTTTTCTACACCCCTGTACTATACTACTATATAATAGcttgcttttgtttttttttagtcCCCAAGAAGAGGAGTAAGCAGCCGCATGGGAATCTCTATTATATCCAATATGCAAAGTAAAGCTAATAATAGTGGATCAGAAAACACTAGTGGTTTCCGTAGGTTCTATGTAGAAAAATAGAAAGTGGGTAACTAGTAGAAGCTTTTGATAGGTTTTGTCTACTTGATCTTTCTACTCTCTACTCCCTATTGTGGTTTCCTTTATTTGCAAGGGTTTATCTATTTTCTATTCTAACAAATAgtcattataaattaaaaaattattaaaaatataaaaattaatattttcgaTTAATATGGAATTTGGAAACTTAGTTAGAGTTGGTAAACTATAACAAGTAGTACTTACACCAATTGCTCTTGCTTCATCATTGATATATAAGCCATTTTTTTGTGCACTGTGATCCATAGCTCTCCTCTACCGACTCTCCTTCCTTGTTCTTCCGACTGTAACAACAAAgtttttgcattaaaattttccagaaaatcaagaaaaattaagtCACAGAGAtagtttaataactaaataaaaacaagtaAAGTACCTCTTCTTCCATCCGCTGTGCGAAACTTTTCGAACCGCCAGTGTGAGTATATAGTTGTTTTGATCGATTGATCGCATTTTTCCTGCACTTCTCCTATTGGTCCATCAGAGACAAAGGGCGATTAGAATCTGATAGAAAAGGACTCAATGCAACATAATTGGTATTCTTGTGTAACAACGATACAGTATATTACCTTCGTCTCAGCTTCGGCGCGATAGTCAAGGAACCATCTCCAATGTTCTCGATCAATTCCCAGCGGTCGATTCTCAAAATTTTGTTCAGCCGTGAATATTGGCTCATAAAAACGGTCATACAACCTCAGCCTTGTTTTCTTCCAAGACTTGCCcatacttttcaaaatatttttcttgatagtTCCTTCGCTGTCTTCATCAAAGTGGAAATTTTGCTACACAGATAATACAAGTTATCAATAATTGTAAAAATAAGCAGATTTAATTTATCCGGAATATAAACTTTTACCTTGACACATTCGTTATAAACCTTGTCTTTAGTGGTAATCTGACGCCAACTTTTCCTACAGATGGGAATTTTCCATAATCAGATCCCAGCAGACCAAGCACGCCACTCAACAGTCCAGCTTCGTATCCAATTGCTTGCTTTGCGTTGTTGAACCTGAGCACGATCTTCCTACCGTTAGGCCGTTTCATAGCATCCCTCACGCTTAGTTTTGCTGGCTTGATTGTGCCGTCACAGTCTATAAGCCAAATATAATATTTGCGTTATGGACAGCATACGAGAAAATtaatatataacataataatattaaCATAGTACCTTATTATACACCTATCAAACGAAGCACGATGGATCCGACCAGCATATAACATGCATAAATTGGGGTAGAATTGCAACActtgaaacaaatttaaaaaaaaaaattactgacTTTTAGtgtaaaaaactaataata
Encoded here:
- the LOC112750809 gene encoding uncharacterized protein, with amino-acid sequence MGKSWKKTRLRLYDRFYEPIFTAEQNFENRPLGIDREHWRWFLDYRAEAETKEKCRKNAINRSKQLYTHTGGSKSFAQRMEEESEEQGRRVGRGELWITVHKKMAYISMMKQEQLVKELRRLSNMMSLLECCLKMIPLLRFSEKRNRVEYVVWILDQLLVNSSVRIHMRLATKSN